The sequence tAACAAATGTCGGTAGTTGGCTTCTgatgtatttgtttttcttctgtAGGATTGTTAGAAGACTGAAAAATCTATATACTATCTCTCTATTAGTAAAATTCGATTTATATctggctcgaaggaccagaaagTGTAAGAGTATAGTGGTAGTAATAATAGTTAACAGAGTATTCATTGCTTGCTTACTTAATCAAATGAAAAACCAAGtgttgatattgaaataattaccTTGTTTGTAGTCCTCCATCTCAGATTTTAGTTCTTGAATTTCTTCcttttcaacaataaatttcttttcttgCGAGACAGTATCGATAGCGGTCTCGATAATCTCGAAGTCTTTGGATTGAAGGTTTTCACttttcttttcgattttttcttttttcttcgtATCTATCCTTAATGCAGTGTTCTCAAGTAGTGGTGTAGTTGATGTTGACAAAACAGGTGCTTTGTCCACAAGaagttctttttctttttccatctgtttcttcttttcttctctcctttcctctctttcttctctaattttcttttcttcctcTTTAATAATTTCCGCTCTAACTCTATTATCAATTTTACCTAAAGAAGAAACATTATATTGaatttactatcaaaattcaataataaattaccCTCTTTTTCCCCAATAGCAGCTTGTGTTTGCTTTACAATGGTTTCTGGTAGAGCTGATATAGTAGCTTTAAGTTTATCACTAGTAGGAATGGTTTCTGGCAGCATTAACGCTCTAGATAACAATAAAAGGGAAGGAGGAAGTTTCTTATTTAAACTTAAGTCTAACCATTGCTCTAATTGTGCCCTTAATCTTTCTTCGCTTAATCCATACGCTCTCATGCCTCTTGCTCtgcaacaaaatatttttgagttttcaaaattttctataaaaacactAATGGTTGCAACCCTATGAATTGATGTTTATTCAGTGTTCAACCTTTTTTAGTTTACTAATTTTATGTATATGTTGTATGGGTACAAACAATTTCACATGATTCCCATTTTCAATCACTGTAACTGTTACCTGTATTAACAGTACACATTTCATCAATTACCCTTTCAGgagaataaacattttatagtattttttcaatCCAAGAAACAAAATCTGTTTTATGTTTAAACAAAAAAGACCCTAATTGTTGAAACATTTCAATACCACATATGGGCAGACAAGATGACGATGTCTATTCAATTCGttccaaaaaattgtgaaagtaaaaaaatttatttacttgacttttttcacaaaactaTTCAGTATATAAATTTAGTCTAGTGTAGTAaatgatatattatatatacctAACAACAATGCAACTCTAGGTTATGGgggataattattattaatagaatgATTGAAAAGATCACCTATACTCAGAAacagattaaaataaaacttgagaaaaaaaattgtaatggaAATggtattgagaaaaaattgtaaattattttttaagtacaataataatataatctattattggaaataagaaataaagggagagaaaaattattattgtaaattaatataatatgcATAACACCATGCCAACCACCAGCGCctttcataatttaatataatagaaattatattgttatggtTTCACAGCCATATGCCATCAAAGGTGCCAGTCATAATTTAAAGTAATGGAAACTAAAAGATGTGGGTGGCTATATCTATTAGGGTAGccataaactatattttatatattctggaAGAAGTTGTATACCACTAAACaaagtttttacaattttataaaattcttgcATGTGCATGTAAAAGCAAAAGCTCACAGTAAAGCAAATAGTTAAATGTTAAAGACTAGAGAAatgttacaataataaataccaTGTCTTGAAACAAAATAGTTGCTAATATTACATTATGTGAATACATAATTTGTAAACATTTACTGACATAAATATGTGGACAGTTGAgattagttttttattgttagtataataaaatttaatcaaatatttgctAATAATACTGTGAATTCATCAAAATTGATCTATAAAAGGCATTTAcaaaagaacatttagatgtcAATGTAATATAGCTATTAAATATTCTCACCTGCAAGCTTGCTGAACTTCTGCTAATGTCAAACTATGTACACCttctttttgtatcattttatcATCAGCTGCTAAGGATCGTAATTTCATTCTAAGTTGAAAacgaagaaaattatttgtcCCTAAAGTTTGAACTTCCAAAACTCTACATAGAGCAATGAGTTGACTTCTAGACAAAGAATCTAATGTTATTTCATCTTGaaataactttgaaaacttcattataTCTTCAGATTTAACGTATTCACCTGAAATACAAATCAAAATGATACATTACCCAGCAAAATTTacacaattttcattttgtaatcttaaaaaatattgcaacacttattttttcaatacactGCAACTCAAAGTTTATGGTGTCCCTATCTGAACTTTTTTCAAGATCTAATGAGCTCCCCAATGTTTGTACTGGCTTGGATCTCCTCTTCTACAGGCTTCTTATCCATCCACAGAAAGTACACTTGTAAGTTTCTGCTAAATCTAATCTCATTAAGTTGTTCCTGACACTGTGCCCTTTAAAGAAGTTAGTGAGGAGGTGTAATTTGATTTTactgaaattcaaatattttttagacctaATTATATCAAAGTTCGTAAGGAAATTTTTGAAGTGATACAGGAAGACACCTCCAGAGTGCTTCTCTTTCAGCTTTCTCCTACTATCACAACACCTTAATAGGAGAGTTCTCAATAGCTACACAATAGTATATTACAACCTAAGATCACAAAGTTGGATTTTCTGACATATGTCCACCAGGGCATTTTGCTCTATGGTCATATATGATACTATTTTCTGTGATCTTGTAGTCAAAAACACATCCTTCTATTGCCATTGACTACTAGATTTTCCTATGTCCTTCTCTAACTGGTTTCCATGTTTTACATCAACAGTTATTAAGGTATGTTATCTGTGGTTTAGTTTCTTTTGGTTTTCTGTTTTGAAATCCTTACTGACTCTTGTGTGGCAATtaatttatatcataaataCATTCAGAAATAAGACAAATTACATGAAAGGTGAAGAAAGCTATTAAAATTAagttaataaactatttttatatcattggaattatatattctttattttccaGTTGTTCAgattacttgttttttattatttatattttgtttttttacgtACCTGAAGTTCTAATTTTTTGGAACCAGTCAACAAAATCTTTAGCCTCATTAGAATACCTTTCTTTATGTTGCACAGCCATATTGTCTAATGTCCCTTGTAAGAACTTAGCCATTTCCAGTTGAACCTTCAATCTCTGTTTAATTTTATCCTCTTTTTCTGAAGTTGTTTGGAATGTAGATGGCAGCATCCCAGGAaagaatttaataaagaaaGGTAATAGAAATTCCATGAAAGGTACTATAATGAAAACGGAAAATGGAACTAAACGAAAGAGATCTCCAACAGTTCGAGTTAAGAGCCTATATTCTCTCCTTGAGAGTGTTTTGCCATTTAATACTCTCCATACTAGACCTGAAGAGATTTTcacatcaataaacaaaagtcTAAAGCCATGATAGTAATGAACTATTTCATCCCAAATTCTTGTTGATAAAGGTTTCTTCTTAACCACAGGCGTTAAATCTTTAGTTTTTATCTGTTGATCttcttcttgtttctttttAAGCTCCTGAACAGTTTCTTCTACTTTTGAAGATGGTTTTAAGggttctttttcaaaattaatactgGTAAGTGAAATCTGGCGATAGAAATCAAATTTCCATTTGGGATCATTATTTACTAGCAATGTTCGATTGGGGTAAGTTAAATTCGGGTAAGACCTTATTGAATAAAGACGTTTTGAATCAATTATACTATTTGAAGAGAGGCTATCAATATAACATATACAACGTTTTTTCAATTGATGTTTTTTACAATCTAAAACAAGGAAATACTTTTAACATGATGACATCTTTATATATgttatgaaaattatgtaagTCGAATCatcctaacctaaaaatcaTAACTTACTTTCAATAATTCTTGATCGAGCACATTTAATGTGGCAAGTTCTTAACACTGCGTACATTTTAACTGTGAAGTCCTTTATCACCTTTTCAAGTTaccttatatttaaaaaaaattccatggATGTTTTTAGATGTTCATGTACTTTAACAATGTATAATATAGAtgatgtatttttataatatttcgtGACTTACAAATTTTCCATAACAAATGAGAATGAAAGTGACATCTGTGACATTTAACACTTTAACAAACACTTACACCAacattatgtaaataaaataccctccctttttaatttatttgaaaaaaattctttatatgTATGGAGACTGATATTTCCCGAGTATATGAGAGTGAAGAATAACGTTATTCATATATTTCTCAGTTATTTAAATACTTAATCATACACTTATTTACGAAATGTTGGAATGAGTCACTGCCGAAATTTAACATCGCAGATCGAAATTCACAGAGTATACCTACAATCACTATACCTCTCTagtaattaatttcataatataatctTTAGTTTTTGTTCAATTGTAATGTATTGTATTGATGttcttttaatataatattaatggTAAAAGTAAAATGAGCTCACAAAGTGCTTATGACAAATATAAAGCTGGTCCCCATGGCTTAGGAGATCCAGATGATACATATTTAAGACGAGTAGAAATAGATGTAATGATTCCTAAAAAAATGAGAGAAATAGCTAGAGTTGAAAAGTGTTTTAAAGAAGTTGAGGAATTTACAAAATGTGGTAAAGATGCCGGATTATTGATGGTATTCAACTGTAGAGCAGAAAATGATAGATTAAAGAGTTGCCTCACTCATTGGTATCGTGATGAAGACTTCAAAGAAAGATGTAAAAAAGAGTATCTTGAAGAAAGGTCTGAATATAGAAGAACTGGAATTAGCCAAAAACAGAAGCAAAGAATAGCAAATTTCATGTAAATATCAGTTTATACCTTTTTAAATACTTGTTTTGGTTGTAAATATCTCAAATTATTTAcatgttatatatataaatataaatcataaatacaaattattgtttttattgatctggcatttcaaaattataagtGACATAATTGGTAATTGTGAAATATAATTCATCTGGTTGAATTATCTGAAAATGTAAGTattgtatatattaatttttgttatgaagtggttttaaattattttaatattcagttaTTTGCTAGACTGACCCCAGCTGTCTATTACTATAGCAACCTCAATAGACATACATTTGCTACTTTTAAAATGACTGATTTATTAGCAAAATCAGGAATTTTCTTTGATGAAGTGGATAGAATATGTATTTTAGAGCCCGAAGTATCAAAATCGACCCATGAGCTTAAAGATGAATGTCAACTTTACACTGAAAGTAAGTACTTTGCAACGGTTcgtttaaatttaaatctgtATTAATCTACAAAATACCTGAATGGAATAAATATAACATCAATATTTGTGTTTAGCAATAGAAGTTATGGAGAAAGAAATATCTTTGAAAATGTAGAGAGATGTATTTGGAGTCTAATAGGAAAATCGGATTCTCGGATTGTCTTTATCCAACTAAAATAATGCAACACGTAATATCAATATCTCTTCTTTAGATAACATATTAAGAGAAATGTATTTCTATTCTTGAAATTTCACttggttattttattataacgaATCTTTGATATGAAAATAGATACAGAAAAAGTTAGAAACAGATAATTAAATAGTAGGAaaagtatatatgaaaaaaaattgtgaaagcTCTCCATTATCATTATAGTATTTGAGAAGATATCCATGAATCATTTTGagctttttaacttttttcttattgCTATACTCAAGtcatttattttactattgtATGTAGTCTCACAATAAAAATCGAGGTAAACCATAAACTATAAGAATGTTTCTAAGCTAACACAGGACTAAAGCAAGAAGTTCCATTAGCTgccacaatatttttttatttcattttaacgggcctcaaaaaaaaaataaaaagttataaaagttaaaTGAAGGACTGTTACCAAATCTATTacaatacataaattatattttctggtACAGCTTGGTAACTTTAAGGAACTTCAGGACTTTGTTGATTACTGGCAAGCAGTTGAGTGTCTCCTTGATGTTAGTTTTCAGAT comes from Diorhabda carinulata isolate Delta chromosome 8, icDioCari1.1, whole genome shotgun sequence and encodes:
- the LOC130897104 gene encoding mitochondrial proton/calcium exchanger protein, yielding MYAVLRTCHIKCARSRIIENCKKHQLKKRCICYIDSLSSNSIIDSKRLYSIRSYPNLTYPNRTLLVNNDPKWKFDFYRQISLTSINFEKEPLKPSSKVEETVQELKKKQEEDQQIKTKDLTPVVKKKPLSTRIWDEIVHYYHGFRLLFIDVKISSGLVWRVLNGKTLSRREYRLLTRTVGDLFRLVPFSVFIIVPFMEFLLPFFIKFFPGMLPSTFQTTSEKEDKIKQRLKVQLEMAKFLQGTLDNMAVQHKERYSNEAKDFVDWFQKIRTSGEYVKSEDIMKFSKLFQDEITLDSLSRSQLIALCRVLEVQTLGTNNFLRFQLRMKLRSLAADDKMIQKEGVHSLTLAEVQQACRARGMRAYGLSEERLRAQLEQWLDLSLNKKLPPSLLLLSRALMLPETIPTSDKLKATISALPETIVKQTQAAIGEKEGKIDNRVRAEIIKEEEKKIREEREERREEKKKQMEKEKELLVDKAPVLSTSTTPLLENTALRIDTKKKEKIEKKSENLQSKDFEIIETAIDTVSQEKKFIVEKEEIQELKSEMEDYKQDVEDLAKCVAEQPEAKIKETKAAKRLFKSVNKMINKLDSVLVDLEKREKQLKKDLEIEVTDKKKEELLKIDDIIAVIHKIKDVPDQSKIEQIKNVLKRMDDDKDGSIKVEDVLKVIEIIGKENVNLSPKQIDELVDLIDKEEILEVEDKIEKALQKDKESKSAKKKESDNSEKNDNAPKSLPDPSKSKMESQSVTFPQQSGIGKSKSDSQKL
- the LOC130897515 gene encoding COX assembly mitochondrial protein homolog, translated to MSSQSAYDKYKAGPHGLGDPDDTYLRRVEIDVMIPKKMREIARVEKCFKEVEEFTKCGKDAGLLMVFNCRAENDRLKSCLTHWYRDEDFKERCKKEYLEERSEYRRTGISQKQKQRIANFM